The Thermodesulfobacteriota bacterium genomic sequence GATCCTGGGCGCCTCAGCCCCGTCCCTTCCGGAACTGCACCGCGATCTCGGCCACCCGCCGGCCGTAGGCCTCGGCCGTGGCCAGGTCGCCGGCGGCGGGCGCCTCGGGGGGGTTCACTTGGAAGCTCGCCGACATGGGGCCGAGAAATGACCCGACGCGGTTGGTGACCTCGGAGCCGGGGCCGGCCACCGAGGCCATGGAGTCGGGCTTGCTCGCGGCCGGAAACATCCCCGTACCCACAAGGAAGTCCTGACCAAGAACCGGATCGCCGTGGCCCGAGACCTCATGGCCGCCGGCAAGCTCTCGGTCACCGAGGCGGCGGGAGCGGTGGGCTACGCCTCCCTCTCCCAGTTCATCAGAACGTTCCGGCAGACTACGGGCCGGCTCCCCTCGGACGTGACGCGCTTCGGCTCGTGAGGGCGCCCCCCGCTCCCGGCCGCGATCGCAGTTACAGGAGCAGTTCCCAGATCCCGTCGGGGGTCCGGCACGCCACACCCACGGAGTGGAGCTCTCCGCTGGGTTCCGCCACCGAGTGGCGAAACTCGCGGCATCGCTCCTCGCCGCCGAGGTCGCGGGTCGGCGTCACCGCGGATCGGGCGCCGGAGCGGGGATCGGTCCACGTGGAGGTCTCGCCCACGGCGTTCTCCTCGAGGGCACGGGCCACGGGAGGATGGGCGACCCCTCGCAACGCCTCACGCTCCTCCGAAACGCCCGCCGCCCAAGCGCGCTCCCTCTCGGGGTCGTACACCACTGCACCTCGCCCTTCTCCGCGGTGCACCCGCGCTCCCCCGGCCCCCCGGTAGGGATCCATCCCTCCGAGCGGACCTGGGTAGACCGGCACCGGTACGTACTGCTCGTAGATCCGCACCTGGACCGGCGACGAGCCGAAGAACTGCGGGCGACTGCCGAAGCGGAAACGCTTCACCGGAGGATGCGTGTCGGGGAACACGTTGTGCCCGCGGAAGAAGTACGGGTGGACGGGGCCTCCGGGAAACCCGTGTCCACGAAGGGCCGGGCCGGTTCCCAACGTCCCGGTCGCCGACCCGAAGGCCAAGCTGCCCTCGAACCTCGCCGCTCCCCGAGGCTCCGGAGCTTCCTCGGCCCACCACGCCCCTTCCCTCCCGAACGCCCCGGTACGCCCTCCCCCGCGCCCTCCGGCCCCTGCCGACGCCGCCAGGGATGCGGCCAGGGCAATCGCGATAACTCTCCAAGTTTTCGTACGCACGTGCCTCACCCCCTTTCCCTGCGTCTGTTCGATGCTCGGCGGGGCTGGCAGGGTTCGCCCTCGGGGTGGTCCTTGAGCGCTTCCAGTTCTCCCGTCTTGGAGAGTCGTGACCGCACTTTCCGCGATTTCCGGATGGCGATCGAGAAGGGCGAGAGTCGATCTCGATCTCGATTCCGATTTGGTCTTGGATGGGGGTCCGTGGTCAGGAACGAAGGCCCGGACAGGTATGCGCGTTGGGCGGTCGGGCGCTGCCAGACGCCCGCAGTCGGGCCCCTCACCCCCGGAAATCAGCCCTCTCGAGGCCGTGCTTTCCCATCTTGTAGCGCAGGAGCTGGCGGGAGAGGCCCAGGCGGCGGGCGGCCGCGGAGACGTTCCCCCGGGTCTCGGCCAGGGCCTCTTCGATGGCGGAGCGCTCCCTGGCCTCCTGCTCGCCGCGCAGGTCCGCCGGGGGCGCCCCGGTGCCTGGAAGCCGCGTGGAAGAACGCACGGGGGCGGCGGGTGCCACGGCAGATTCAGGGCCGAGGGAGGGAGAGCCGGTGCCCCCGGGGCGCCGGGCACGTACGAGATAGGGGGGCAGATCCGCCAGTTGGATGGATCTTCGCTCTCCCACCACGTTCATCGCCCCCTCCACCACATGCTCGAGCTCCCGCACGTTGCCCGGCCAGTCGTAGGTGGAGAAGAGCCCCATCACCTCGTCGGCGATCCGCTCCACTTGCCTGCCGAGCTCGGCGTTGTGCTTTTCCAGGAAGTAGCGGGTGAGGATCGGGATGTCGGTGCGCCGCTCGCGAAGCGGCGGGATGCGCAGGAGCACCACGCCGAGCCGGTAGAAGAGGTCCAGACGCAGGCGCCCGCGCTCGATGGCGGCGTGGGGATCTTCGTTCACCGAGCTCAGCATCTTCACGTCGACCTCGCGCTCCTCCAGCGAACCCACCCGGCGGACCCGACGCTCTTGCACCACGCGCAGGAGCTTGGCCTGGAGGCCGATCGGCATCGAGTTCACCTCGTCGAGGAAGAGGCTTCCCCCGCTCGCTTTCTCCAGGAGCCCCGGCTTGTCCACCGCCCCGGTGAAGGCGCCCTTCA encodes the following:
- a CDS encoding RT0821/Lpp0805 family surface protein; its protein translation is MKRFRFGSRPQFFGSSPVQVRIYEQYVPVPVYPGPLGGMDPYRGAGGARVHRGEGRGAVVYDPERERAWAAGVSEEREALRGVAHPPVARALEENAVGETSTWTDPRSGARSAVTPTRDLGGEERCREFRHSVAEPSGELHSVGVACRTPDGIWELLL
- a CDS encoding sigma 54-interacting transcriptional regulator; the encoded protein is MPKHAPPSAGTAAREKFLRSVVNYLDIFRVFDEGVIITDAEGRIMFYNETQARIDRTPPAEVLGRRTTEVYDLTDDTSLIMQSLRTRQAIVNRHLLYRTRSGRIANSLCSVFPLFTGEGLVGAVCFVRDYNLVENTITSICGSGRPEDRPAPGGGTRFSFDHLLGTAPGFLACVKTAKMAALTPSPVMVHGETGTGKELFAQAIHNYGPRSAEPYVAINCAAIPENLLEGILFGTVKGAFTGAVDKPGLLEKASGGSLFLDEVNSMPIGLQAKLLRVVQERRVRRVGSLEEREVDVKMLSSVNEDPHAAIERGRLRLDLFYRLGVVLLRIPPLRERRTDIPILTRYFLEKHNAELGRQVERIADEVMGLFSTYDWPGNVRELEHVVEGAMNVVGERRSIQLADLPPYLVRARRPGGTGSPSLGPESAVAPAAPVRSSTRLPGTGAPPADLRGEQEARERSAIEEALAETRGNVSAAARRLGLSRQLLRYKMGKHGLERADFRG